In one window of Streptomyces roseofulvus DNA:
- a CDS encoding fibronectin type III domain-containing protein codes for MQRPLAASLLTSAALLVACTAGTPPDTTPPAPPTGLTATSGSATTVHVMWEAATDDRAVTGYQVLQDGRQVRELPAGTLMTDVTGLAPGTRHTFAVRARDAAGNTSPPTPAVPATTLRATAEDREPPTAPGTLRATPAGPDAAVLTWTPSRDDTRVTAYDVHQAGVRVHTAPGSATTARVTGLRPGTAYSFTLRARDAAENSSPDTAPADLTTPAAPGAPPNTSPRALAAASADGEITLTWTPPGTGAPVTHHELHIDGRFATTVVWGTTPPPGRATYTFPAQARPGTTLTLTLRARLPDGTWGDFSAPRTVVVR; via the coding sequence GTGCAACGCCCGCTCGCCGCAAGCCTGTTGACAAGTGCGGCGCTCCTCGTCGCCTGCACCGCCGGGACGCCCCCGGACACCACCCCGCCCGCACCCCCCACCGGCCTCACCGCCACCTCCGGCAGCGCCACCACCGTGCACGTCATGTGGGAGGCCGCCACCGACGACCGCGCCGTCACCGGCTACCAGGTCCTCCAGGACGGCCGCCAGGTCAGGGAACTCCCCGCCGGCACCCTCATGACCGACGTCACCGGCCTCGCCCCCGGCACCCGCCACACCTTCGCCGTCCGCGCCCGCGACGCCGCCGGCAACACCTCGCCCCCCACCCCCGCCGTCCCCGCCACCACCCTGCGCGCCACCGCCGAGGACCGCGAACCCCCCACCGCCCCCGGCACCCTCCGCGCCACCCCCGCGGGCCCCGACGCCGCCGTCCTCACCTGGACCCCCTCCCGCGACGACACCCGCGTCACCGCCTACGACGTCCACCAGGCCGGCGTCCGCGTCCACACCGCCCCCGGCTCCGCCACCACCGCCCGCGTCACCGGACTGCGCCCCGGCACCGCCTACTCCTTCACCCTCCGCGCCCGCGACGCCGCCGAGAACTCCTCCCCGGACACCGCCCCCGCCGACCTCACCACCCCCGCCGCCCCCGGCGCGCCCCCCAACACCTCCCCGCGCGCCCTCGCCGCCGCCTCCGCCGACGGCGAGATCACCCTCACCTGGACCCCGCCCGGCACCGGAGCCCCCGTCACCCACCACGAACTGCACATCGACGGCCGCTTCGCCACCACCGTCGTCTGGGGCACCACCCCGCCCCCCGGCCGCGCCACCTACACCTTCCCGGCCCAGGCCCGCCCCGGCACCACCCTCACCCTCACCCTCCGCGCCCGCCTCCCCGACGGCACCTGGGGCGACTTCTCCGCCCCCCGGACCGTCGTCGTCCGCTGA
- a CDS encoding GDSL-type esterase/lipase family protein yields the protein MPSTPHRALRALLALCTAAGLASVAAPAAQASPGSGPTAVVAMGDSYISGEAGRWLGNSLTNSGGRDGTDRAWTGSGYDPSRVYGPTAGGCHRSDVSEVRSAGPIASTLINLACSGATTANVVRAAQGGQAYKGEAPQADQLAAVAATHDVELIALSIGGNDLGFADIITTCATDYIVWYSYCHDDQQAEVDARIDGVMAGVGKAVDEIRAVMTGAGYAASDYRIVLQSYPSPIPRAAENRYSESGWSRTNTGGCPFWNKDSDWARDSLVPQLANRLRQVAVAKGAQFLDLRDTLQGREVCAKASRQVTAALPPSGAASEWARWIDSQSTQGLVQESMHPNAYGQQALGRCLALIQAVPTGHRACRNTAGAGPSGMYLTAG from the coding sequence ATGCCCTCGACCCCCCACCGCGCGCTGCGCGCCCTCCTGGCCCTGTGTACCGCCGCCGGTCTCGCCTCCGTCGCCGCCCCCGCCGCCCAGGCCTCCCCCGGCAGCGGCCCCACCGCCGTCGTCGCCATGGGCGACAGCTACATCTCCGGCGAGGCGGGCCGCTGGCTCGGCAACAGCCTCACGAACTCCGGCGGCCGCGACGGCACCGACCGCGCCTGGACCGGCAGCGGCTACGACCCGTCCCGGGTGTACGGCCCCACCGCCGGCGGCTGCCACCGCTCGGACGTCTCCGAGGTCAGGAGCGCCGGACCGATCGCGAGCACCCTGATCAACCTGGCCTGCTCCGGGGCCACCACGGCGAACGTCGTCCGCGCCGCACAGGGCGGCCAGGCGTACAAGGGAGAGGCGCCGCAGGCCGACCAGCTGGCCGCCGTCGCCGCCACGCACGACGTGGAGCTGATCGCCCTCTCCATCGGCGGCAACGACCTCGGCTTCGCCGACATCATCACCACCTGCGCGACCGATTACATCGTCTGGTACTCGTACTGCCACGACGACCAGCAGGCCGAGGTCGACGCCCGGATCGACGGCGTGATGGCCGGCGTCGGCAAGGCGGTCGACGAGATCCGGGCCGTGATGACCGGCGCGGGCTACGCGGCCTCCGACTACCGGATCGTGCTCCAGTCGTACCCGTCGCCGATCCCCCGCGCCGCCGAGAACCGCTACTCCGAGAGCGGCTGGTCCCGGACGAACACCGGCGGCTGCCCGTTCTGGAACAAGGACTCCGACTGGGCGCGGGACTCCCTCGTCCCCCAGCTCGCGAACCGACTGCGGCAGGTGGCGGTGGCGAAGGGCGCCCAGTTCCTCGACCTGCGGGACACGCTCCAGGGCCGCGAGGTGTGCGCGAAGGCGAGCCGTCAGGTGACGGCGGCGCTGCCGCCGTCGGGGGCGGCGAGCGAGTGGGCGCGGTGGATCGACAGCCAGTCCACCCAGGGCCTCGTCCAGGAGTCCATGCACCCCAACGCGTACGGCCAGCAGGCGCTCGGGCGCTGCCTCGCGCTGATCCAGGCCGTCCCGACCGGCCACCGGGCCTGCCGCAACACGGCGGGCGCGGGACCGTCCGGGATGTACCTCACGGCGGGCTGA
- the aceB gene encoding malate synthase A, whose translation MSAPAPSPLAVVDAEPLPRQEEVLTEAALAFVAELHRRFTPRRDELLARRAERRAEIARTSTLDFLPETAAIRADDSWKVAPAPAALNDRRVEITGPTDRKMTINALNSGAKVWLADFEDASAPTWENVVLGQVNLIDAYTRAIDFTDARTGKSYALKPAEELATVVMRPRGWHLEERHLTFEGRAVPGALVDFGLYFFHNAQRLIDLGKGPYFYLPKTESHLEARLWNDIFVFAQDYVGIPQGTVRATVLIETITAAYEMEEILYELRDHAAGLNAGRWDYLFSIVKNFRDGGAEFVLPDRNAVTMTAPFMRAYTELLVRTCHKRGAHAIGGMAAFIPSRKDAEVNKVAFEKVKADKDREAGDGFDGSWVAHPDLVPIAMASFDAVLGDKPNQKDRLREDVSVAPGDLIAIDSLDAKPTYDGLRNAVQVGIRYIEAWLRGLGAVAIFNLMEDAATAEISRSQIWQWINAGVVFENGETATPELARKVAAEELAAIRAEIGEEAFAAGKWQQAHDLLLHVSLDADYADFLTLPAYEQLVG comes from the coding sequence ATGTCCGCACCAGCGCCGTCCCCCCTGGCCGTCGTCGACGCCGAGCCCCTGCCGCGCCAGGAGGAGGTGCTGACGGAGGCGGCCCTCGCCTTCGTCGCCGAGCTCCACCGCCGGTTCACCCCGCGCCGGGACGAGCTCCTCGCGCGCCGCGCCGAGCGCCGCGCCGAGATCGCCCGCACCTCGACCCTCGACTTCCTGCCGGAGACCGCGGCGATCCGCGCCGACGACTCCTGGAAGGTCGCGCCCGCCCCGGCGGCCCTGAACGACCGCCGCGTCGAGATCACCGGCCCGACCGACCGCAAGATGACCATCAACGCGCTCAACTCCGGCGCTAAGGTGTGGCTCGCGGACTTCGAGGACGCCTCGGCGCCCACCTGGGAGAACGTGGTCCTCGGCCAGGTCAACCTGATCGACGCCTACACCCGCGCCATCGACTTCACCGACGCCCGCACCGGCAAGTCGTACGCCCTCAAGCCGGCCGAGGAGCTCGCCACGGTCGTCATGCGGCCGCGCGGCTGGCACCTGGAGGAGCGTCACCTCACCTTCGAGGGACGGGCCGTGCCCGGCGCGCTCGTCGACTTCGGCCTGTACTTCTTCCACAACGCGCAGCGCCTGATCGACCTCGGCAAGGGCCCGTACTTCTACCTCCCGAAGACCGAGTCGCACCTGGAGGCCCGCCTCTGGAACGACATCTTCGTCTTCGCCCAGGACTACGTCGGCATCCCGCAGGGCACCGTCCGCGCCACGGTCCTCATCGAGACCATCACGGCCGCGTACGAGATGGAGGAGATCCTCTACGAGCTCCGCGACCACGCCGCCGGCCTCAACGCGGGCCGCTGGGACTACCTCTTCTCCATCGTCAAGAACTTCCGTGACGGCGGCGCCGAGTTCGTCCTCCCGGACCGCAACGCGGTCACGATGACGGCCCCGTTCATGCGCGCGTACACCGAACTCCTCGTCCGCACCTGCCACAAGCGCGGCGCGCACGCGATCGGCGGCATGGCGGCCTTCATCCCGTCCCGCAAGGACGCCGAGGTCAACAAGGTCGCCTTCGAGAAGGTCAAGGCCGACAAGGACCGGGAGGCCGGCGACGGCTTCGACGGCTCCTGGGTCGCCCACCCCGACCTGGTCCCGATCGCCATGGCCTCCTTCGACGCCGTCCTCGGCGACAAGCCGAACCAGAAGGACCGGCTGCGCGAGGACGTCTCCGTGGCCCCCGGCGACCTCATCGCCATCGACTCGCTCGACGCCAAGCCCACCTACGACGGCCTGCGCAACGCCGTCCAGGTCGGCATCCGCTACATCGAGGCGTGGCTGCGCGGCCTCGGCGCCGTCGCCATCTTCAACCTGATGGAGGACGCGGCCACCGCCGAGATCTCCCGCTCGCAGATCTGGCAGTGGATCAACGCGGGTGTCGTCTTCGAGAACGGCGAGACCGCGACCCCGGAGCTGGCCCGCAAGGTCGCCGCCGAGGAGCTGGCCGCCATCCGCGCCGAGATCGGCGAGGAGGCGTTCGCCGCCGGCAAGTGGCAGCAGGCCCACGACCTCCTCCTGCACGTCTCCCTCGACGCCGACTACGCGGACTTCCTCACCCTCCCCGCGTACGAGCAGCTCGTCGGCTGA
- a CDS encoding nucleotidyltransferase family protein, whose protein sequence is MTKTVSPSPSSPSSPPLVAGLLLAAGGGRRLGGRPKALLPYRGRPLVEHAVRVLREGGCAVVHVVLGASAERVRERAELPGCVLVENPAWADGMGASLRVGLASLAADPRGVDAALVSLVDQPGIGAAAVARVRAAYGARDALAAASYDGRRGHPVLFGADRWAGIAAVAEGDRGARDYLAAHREAVALVDCSDVAEPFDIDTEADLYRLEG, encoded by the coding sequence ATGACGAAGACTGTCTCTCCCTCTCCTTCCTCCCCTTCCTCCCCGCCGCTCGTCGCCGGACTGCTGCTGGCCGCCGGCGGCGGGCGCAGGCTCGGCGGGCGGCCGAAGGCGCTGCTGCCGTACCGGGGCCGTCCGCTGGTCGAGCACGCGGTGCGGGTGCTGCGCGAGGGCGGCTGCGCGGTGGTGCACGTGGTGCTGGGGGCGTCGGCGGAGCGGGTGCGGGAGCGGGCCGAGCTGCCGGGGTGCGTCCTGGTGGAGAACCCGGCGTGGGCGGACGGCATGGGGGCGTCGCTGCGGGTCGGCCTGGCCTCGCTGGCGGCGGATCCGCGCGGGGTGGACGCGGCGCTGGTGTCGCTGGTGGACCAGCCGGGGATCGGGGCGGCCGCGGTGGCCCGGGTGCGGGCGGCGTACGGGGCGCGGGACGCGCTGGCGGCGGCCTCGTACGACGGGAGGCGGGGCCATCCGGTGCTGTTCGGCGCGGACCGGTGGGCGGGGATCGCGGCGGTCGCGGAGGGCGACCGGGGGGCGCGGGACTACCTGGCGGCGCACCGGGAGGCGGTCGCGCTGGTGGACTGCTCGGACGTGGCGGAGCCCTTCGACATCGACACGGAGGCGGACCTGTACCGGCTGGAGGGGTGA
- a CDS encoding DUF5955 family protein: MVRSVEQRPVTGETVDPRVAGLRSAVARLRRELAGHRVELADREIAEDELAALDAMAVSGAPEVWRLRRSLLLVAGSLGSVSALAEALAAVRHAVELFGPALPPQRPGS, encoded by the coding sequence GTGGTGCGGAGCGTGGAGCAGAGGCCAGTGACCGGCGAGACAGTGGACCCGAGGGTGGCCGGACTCCGGTCCGCCGTGGCCCGCCTCCGGCGCGAACTGGCCGGCCACCGGGTGGAGCTCGCCGACCGGGAGATCGCCGAGGACGAGCTCGCGGCGCTCGACGCGATGGCCGTCAGCGGCGCCCCCGAGGTGTGGCGGCTGCGCCGCAGCCTGCTCCTCGTGGCCGGCTCGCTCGGCTCCGTCAGCGCCCTCGCCGAGGCCCTCGCGGCCGTCCGCCACGCCGTCGAACTCTTCGGCCCCGCCCTGCCGCCCCAGCGACCCGGTTCCTGA
- a CDS encoding response regulator transcription factor codes for MTVRLLLADDHPVVRAGLRAVLDTEPGFTVVGEAATAERAVELAAAGGVDVVLMDLQFGAGMHGSEATAAITALPGGPRVLVLTTYDTDADILAAVEAGASGYLLKDAPPEELAAAVRTAAAGQSALAPAVAHRLMDRMRTPAEALTKRELEVLQLVGEGLSNQQISKVLFLSQATVKSHLVHVFAKLGVDSRTAAVAAARERRLIRR; via the coding sequence ATGACCGTCCGACTTCTCCTCGCCGACGACCACCCGGTGGTGCGGGCGGGGCTGCGCGCGGTCCTGGACACGGAGCCCGGCTTCACCGTGGTCGGGGAGGCGGCGACGGCGGAGCGCGCGGTGGAGCTGGCGGCGGCCGGGGGCGTGGACGTGGTCCTGATGGACCTCCAGTTCGGCGCGGGGATGCACGGTTCGGAGGCGACGGCGGCGATCACCGCGCTGCCGGGCGGGCCGCGGGTGCTGGTGCTGACGACGTACGACACGGACGCGGACATCCTGGCGGCGGTGGAGGCCGGCGCGTCGGGCTATCTGCTGAAGGACGCGCCGCCGGAGGAGCTGGCGGCGGCGGTGCGGACGGCGGCGGCCGGCCAGTCGGCGCTCGCGCCGGCGGTGGCGCACCGGCTGATGGACCGGATGCGGACCCCGGCGGAGGCACTGACCAAGCGGGAGCTGGAGGTGCTCCAGCTGGTCGGCGAGGGGCTGTCGAACCAGCAGATCAGCAAGGTGCTGTTCCTCAGCCAGGCGACGGTGAAGTCCCATCTGGTGCACGTCTTCGCCAAGCTGGGCGTGGACTCGCGGACGGCGGCGGTGGCGGCGGCCCGCGAGCGGCGGCTGATCCGGCGCTGA